The Clupea harengus chromosome 5, Ch_v2.0.2, whole genome shotgun sequence genomic sequence CTAGACATAAGTATATTACAGTGTGTGGCATTGCAGATGGTGTCTGATCTagctttctctttgtgttgcaGTGGAAGCAGTTGAAAGAGCTCccgaaaaaaaaagccaaaaagcTGTCACTCCCCAAAGGGCTGAGTCTTGAAAGCGGCAGTAAAAATTAGCCGCTGATTGGCAGGTATTCCTTACAGAAACACTACGGTTATCACACTCTCCCATCTAAATAGAGCTGAAGCGGCATAATTAAAATGGCCCGGAATGaaagaacacagacactgacCCATCCTGCGGCACTGGAGGGATTTTGCCCGGGTGGCCTGCCAGTCGGACGGCTCGCTGGCAGCCCCAGCAGATGGCACGGGAGATATAAAGGGAATAATAGATAACGCGCTTCTTTAAATACCATCTGATAATGTACTGCTGATTTCCCTGACAATGTGGCTGCAGAGCTGGGGGGAGCTTTGGTTGAGGTGTGCAGGGAGGACTCCGGCTGTCTGTCACAGAAGGCAAAAGCAAAGGGAGCTCAGACCTTTGACTTAAAGAGTCCCTTTTGTGCGGCTGCTCGGAGCCATGCTCTGACTGACAGAGTCTGGCTGAATAGAGTAACGTgcaggggggggagaaaaaagtgAGATGAAAGATTCATATTATTTTCACAGCTGCACCATGACACCAGGCTGTCAAGATGTCCCCTCATCTCCCACCCTCTCAGCAGGTTAAATATATCTTCTGTTTGCTCCCACTCGCGAATGCCACCAGTGGAAATCGCATTCCGCGGGGTTGGGTCGGGGGTGGGGAAGCTGCCGCATGAATAGCCATAGTAATACCTCGCAAAGAAATCAATAACTCATCTGAAGGATTGTCAGACCTTATCTAATTTTTTGTAATGCTATATTGACATCAGATATTCCAAATGGGCATTTCTTAATCTGCCAAGCAGCATCTCATTATTCTGACTTCAGAGCAAACACTTCATTTGGTGAGCTCGAGCTGCCAAAAGCCTCTGTTCAGCACGGACATGGTAACACTGGCAGGCTGTGACTAACGTTTGGCTTTGGATGCACATTTGGCAGATTAAGCGGCCCGTCTGGTGACTGCCTTCTTTGATATATAGCAGGGagcagtgtaaatgtgtaggtaaaaaaaatagaaatggaTAAGACGAGACCAAATACTGACATGACAGTGCCGAATTAGATTAGCTTTTAAAAAGGATTCTACTGTGAGGTGTctcataaaataaacaaaatagtCCCAAAGTTGCTGTCCGTGCAAATTCTCAAATAAGAGTTCTCAGCATTCTAGAGAGTAGCTCAACAACAGAGATTATGGGGGCTTTACTCTTTACCTCAATGTTAATACTTGATCTAGAAAACATAAACATTACATATACTCATTTAAAGGGTATTTGAAACTACCAATGAGAAACATAATATGACAATATAAGGCATGTGAAATGTCAAATATTTCCAATATTACATGTTTGATGCTTATTAACCTGTACATGAACCTGTACGCCATGTTaactgtccgtccctgaccaagacggatcacttgacttggtccccgggcgcctaaaggctgcccactgctcctggggtcccggaggaaggacagtccaggatgggataAAAGCAGAGAgtaaattcactgcgacctcggcctgcgtgtgtgtgtgtgtgtgtgagtcctgtgtcgccacttatatatgcacgtgtgtgttgctgtgtgtcgtttgtgccacaataaaaactgactgaagtcagccttgtttgtaaCTTGTTTTGGTATGTGAACAGCAGGAGTTGCGCTCACCCTCACTGGGGCTGTAGATGTTGACGTTGTTGGTGAATTTGGAGCGCTGGTGAAGGCCCCCCTGCCTCAGGCCCCCGAGCCAGCAGAGGCGGCCGCAGGCGTCCCACAGCACGCCGGAGTAGGACCTCTTACAGGGCAGCGCCGGGAGGACGCTCCACTGGCGGCTCTCCATATCGAACACCTCAAAGGCTTTGAGCGATCGCTTACACTGGCGGCCGCCTGTACAGGGGAAGTGAAGCCATGAGTGATTGTAAGGGTCTTACATAAGAGCCCCGCACCACTATAACACCATGTTATATACATGACATGTGTTCTATAGTTTACTCCCATTGTGTCTAGCTATGTCTGCCCGTCTTAGACAAGTCCACGTCAGAGCACTTTCCCGCACACACGGCCTGGCGTGACACTTACGTAAGAACTGCGTCAGCAGTCATATACAATGAATTCCGTTAGAACACATGAATGttttacacagaacacacactccccagctCATATATTTTTATAACCCGCTAACAAAGCTCTGGAGATGCACAGACTGACGTTAAATGGTAAATCTTTCAAGAGCTCATTAAATGgagagaaacataaaaaaaggcAACATTCAAAGGGCTGTTTGCACACAGCAAACATCTAATTCACATGAAACACTATCTGCTCTCACTCCTACCGTGTGCTCCCTCACCGTGCTGCCAAACCCACCTGCCACATAGAGCTTGGAGCCGTGCAGGTTGATGTTAGCATCATAGCGGGGGGTGGGCATAGGGGGCAAAAGGCCCCACATGTCCTTCCTCAGGTCATACTGCTGAAGGATACTCCTGGGCAACAGGTCAGAACCCATTCCCCCTACCGCAAACGCCCGGCcatctgggcacacacacaaacacacacacacacacacacactcacacacacacacacacagacacagacatacacacagacagaggataTAAAATCAAATTATTTGGCTTGTAAAAAATAGTGTTACAAATGAAAGGTTTCTTGTATCTCTTAATATGCTTGATAGTATGATGACTTGCTGGTTTCATTTGATATTATAAACCATTATGCACTAACATCACCTTAAAACAAGTCTAGGCAGACGTTAATGGAATATTAATAGTGTTTGTCACATCAGATGAATGTATTATACAATGAAACCCCAAACGACCATGTACACCACTGATGTAGCTgtgttaaacaaaaaaaacgatAGCATTCCCAGCTTTTAATTATGCTGTTCCAGCTCTGACTAGGACTTGCCCTTGAAGAAAATAGCACTTTAACTAAACAGCAATGGATTTGGGGACAGCCCTAACCTTTGACAGTGACGGCCACGCCCATGATGGCCTCCTTCAGTGAGCTCCTCTTCATCCACTTCCCATCGTCCGTGTTGTACACCTCCACCGCCTTCAGGGGGTGCtgctccctccccacccctcccaccaccAGCAGCTGCTTGCCTAGCGTGACCACTGCGGCCCCTGCCCTGGCCAGGGGCATGGGGGGCAAAGTCACCCACTGGTCCACCTCGGGGGAGTAGAGTTCCAGAGCGCTGGAGGGACGCCCGGCCGCGTCACAGCCCCCCAGCACGTACAGCTGGCCCCCGACCTCTGCCAGGGAGTGGTAGACGCGCCCACTGGACAGGCGGGCCAGATTCTGCCAGCGGAAGTCCGGGGCTGAGGGCACAGCCATCTCCAACATCGCCTCCTACAGGCCGGCGGGAGCAGTGCCAGCGCTTCCCTGAATGACCGAGCTGGGTGGTCCGTTTGGGAGCTTAGCAGGAACACAGAACGTCTACGGGATCCTGCAGGAAGAGGTACGATACAATAGGAAATGATCCTTATGATTTCACTGCATTTTCTTTCAATTTCATATACTATAAGCTTCAAAATAAAATCTGTGTAATGAAGAAATGCCTTTATTTTTATCTGGAGGAACCTTCACCATCTTGGAAATCATTATCTGGGGCTCCTTTCTACTGTTTCAGAGGGTAGGGTACTTTTATTGGGTCTGTTTGTTTCATAATAA encodes the following:
- the klhdc8a gene encoding kelch domain-containing protein 8A produces the protein MLEMAVPSAPDFRWQNLARLSSGRVYHSLAEVGGQLYVLGGCDAAGRPSSALELYSPEVDQWVTLPPMPLARAGAAVVTLGKQLLVVGGVGREQHPLKAVEVYNTDDGKWMKRSSLKEAIMGVAVTVKDGRAFAVGGMGSDLLPRSILQQYDLRKDMWGLLPPMPTPRYDANINLHGSKLYVAGGRQCKRSLKAFEVFDMESRQWSVLPALPCKRSYSGVLWDACGRLCWLGGLRQGGLHQRSKFTNNVNIYSPSEGSWLKREDTAPLKTKRADFAAAILGGRMIVAGGLGHQPSVLATADAFHPQKRKWESIAPMASPRCSASTIVIHDRLFVVGGVNQIPSCAHEVLFIKEKECL